The genome window ATTAAAAGCATTGGCAGCCAGTGGAGCAGGGACAGACTTCCTGACTAACGACCACCTCGACTTACCGATGGATTTCGAAAATATTGCGAAAGCAGGCAGCCGTCTTGGTACTGCATTAGCGATGGCGGTTGATCATGAAATCAACATGGTTCTTTAGTGCGTAACTTAGAAACTTTCTTTGCCCGTGAATCTTGTGGTTGGTGTACGCCGTGCCGTGATGGTCTGCCATGGAGTGTGAAAATTTTACAAGCGCTGGAAAAAGGTGAAGGGCAGCCGGGGGATATTGAAACCCTAGAGCAGCTGTGCCGTTTCTTAGGGCCAGGTAAAACTTTCTGCGCTCACGCACCGGGTGCGGTCGAACCGCTACAAAGTGCCATCAAATATTTCCGTGATGAATTCGAAGCGGGTATTTCGCAAAAAAATCTGCGTAACATTGTGCAGATTGCGGGTATCCAACCCAACCTGCTGAAGCAGCGCTGGTAATTGTTTAGCGATTGAGCAACCGCTAAATAGATTTTTCACGAAGAACGTATTTTTGATTAACGCCTGCTTTATGCGGGCCTTTGGGAAGCATGCTGACTATGGCTACAATATATGTAGACGGCAAAGAATATGACGTAAACGGGTCTGAAAACCTGTTACAAGCCTGTCTTTCTCTAGGGCTAGATATTCCTTATTTTTGCTGGCATCCGGCGCTGGGAAGCGTTGGCGCTTGCCGCCAGTGTGCGGTTAAGCAGTATCAGAACGCAGATGACACACGCGGTCGCCTAGTAATGTCTTGTATGACACCCGCAACGGAAGGGACTTACATCTCTATTGATGATGAAGAAGCCAAACAATTCCGTGAAAGTGTTGTGGAATGGCTGATGACCAACCATCCTCATGACTGTCCAGTCTGTGAGGAAGGGGGAACTGTCACCTACAAGATATGACGGTGATGACCGGTCATAACATGCGTAAATATCGTTTTACGAAACGTACTCACATTAACCAAGACCTCGGTCCATTTATTAGTCATGAAATGAACCGTTGTATCGCGTGTTATCGTTGTGTTCGTTACTACAAAGATTACGCAGATGGCACAGACTTGGGTGTGTATGGTGCACATAACTATGTGTATTTCGGTCGTACTGAAGACGGTACACTGGAAAGTGAGTTTTCCGGTAACTTAGTTGAAGTTTGTCCTACTGGGGTATTCACTGATAAAACACATTCAGAGCGCTATAACCGTAAGTGGGATATGCAGTTTGCCCCCGGTATCTGCCAACAGTGCAGTATCGGTTGTAACACGAGCCCGGGTGAGCGTTATGGTGAAATCCGTCGTATCGAAAACCGTTATAACGGTTCGGTAAACCACTATTTCCTGTGCGACCGTGGTCGTTTTGGTTACGGTTATGTCAACCGTAAAGATCGTCCTCGTCAAGCGGTACTCAATAAAAATGGCGTCAAACAAGTCATTTCGGCTATCGAAGCAATGCAAAGTGGTGCGCAAATTATCAATCAAGCGAAAAAAGTGATTGGTATTGGCTCTCCACGCGCGAGCGTTGAAAGCAACTATGCATTGCGCGCATTAGTCGGAGCAGATAACTTCTATTCAGGTATTTCTGCGGGAGAGCAACGCCGCTTAGCGCTGATGCAAAACATCCTGCAAAACGGCGGTATCTATACGCCAACATTGCGTGAAGTAGAAGGCTATGATGCGGTACTGGTACTGGGTGAAGATTTAACTCAGACAGGTGCACGTATGGCGTTATCTGTTCGCCAAGCGGTGAAAGGTAAAGCACGTGAAATGGCCGCAGCGCAAAAAGTCGCTGACTGGCAAATCGCCGCAATCATGAATATTGGTCAACATGCAAAATATCCGCTGTTTATTACCAACGTTGATGATACGCGTTTAGACGATGTGGCTGCCTTTAATTATCGTGCACCAGTAGCTGACCAAGCACGTTTCGGTTTTGCTATCGCCAATATGATTAACGGCGAAGCCCCTGCGGTGAATGATTTACCCGCAGACTTAAAAGCCAAAGTTGAAACCATTGCTCAGGCATTAGCTGGTGCGAAAAAACCATTAATTATTAGTGGTAGCCATAGTGCCAGCGAGGCAATGATCCAAGCGGCCGCTAACGTGGCATTTGCACTGAAAGCCAAAGGCGCGAATGTTGGGTTATCTTACTTAGCGTCTCATGCGAATAGTTTCGGTCTGGCAATGATGAACGCACAGCCATTAGACAGCGCTTTAGCTCGCATTGAAGCGAACGAAGCGGACGTGGCTATCGTTATCGAAAATGACCTGTACCGTCACAGCAGCGTGGATGCCGTCAATAGCGCATTAGCGAAATTGAGCCACTTGATTGTTGCAGATCATCAGCAAACCGACATCATGGATAAAGCAACATTGGTTCTGCCAGCCGCAAGCTTTGCTGAAGCAGACGGTACGTTGATTAACCAAGAAGGTCGTGCTCAGCGTTTCTTCCAAGTCTTTGACCCAACTTATTACGACAAAGCTATCGTGATGAACGAAAGCTGGCGCTGGATGCATTCACTGCAAACTGAAGCGCAAGAGCGTGATGCGGATTGGTCGCAACTTGATCACGTCATCGCAGATTGTGTTGCCGCAATGCCACAATTCTCAGGTATGGTTGATGCCGCACCAAAAGCGTCTTTCCGTATTCGTGGTCAAAAACTGGCGCGTGAACCACATCGTTACAGTGGTCGTACAGCAATGCTAGCAAATCAATCTGTTCATGAACCTCGTCAACCGCAAGATATTGACTCTCCATTTGCTTTCTCAATGGAAGGGAACAACAGCCCAATCGCGCCACGTCAGCAAATTCCATTTGCATGGGCGCCGGGTTGGAACTCACCACAAGCCTGGAACAAATTCCAAGCCGAAGTGGGTGGTCACCTGTTATTTGGTGACCCGGGTATCCGTTTGTTCAATTCAACACAGAGCAAATTGGCTTACTTCACTGAAATTCCAGCGGCTTATCAAGCCAATGAAGCTCAGTGGGTTGTCGCACCTTATTACCACCTGTTCGGCAGTGATGAAATGTCACAGCGTTCAGAAGTAATTCAAGAGCGTATGCCTGAGCCTTATATCATGCTGAACACGCAAGATGCTGCGTCACTCGGCCTGTCAGCAGGAACTAAAGCGGAGTTTAGCCATGCAGGTCAAGTGTTTAACTTGACTGTCCGCCTAAGTAATCACCTGTCTACAGGTCAAATTGGCTTACCGTTAGGAATGCCAGGTATCGCACCTTCAATGGCTGGCGTGTCAGTCAATAATCTGCGGAGGGGAGCATGATGGATTGGATTTCTCCTGAAGTGATGGAAGTGTTAATTTCCATCCTTAAATCTGTCGTCATATTATTGGTTGTTGTGACTTGTGGGGCATACATGAGTCTGGGAGAGCGCCGTATTCTCGGTCTGTTCCAGAACCGTTATGGCCCTAACCGCGTGGGTCCCTTTGGGATGGGCCAGTTAATCGCGGATATGTTCAAAATGCTGTTTAAAGAAGACTGGATCCCGCAGTTTGCTGACAAGAAAATCTTTACGCTTGCACCAGTGATTGCGTTTTGTTCACTGTTCTTAGCATTTGCCATCGTCCCTGTTAGCCC of Providencia rettgeri contains these proteins:
- the nuoF_3 gene encoding NADH-quinone oxidoreductase subunit F yields the protein MDGLKLKALAASGAGTDFLTNDHLDLPMDFENIAKAGSRLGTALAMAVDHEINMVL
- the nuoF_4 gene encoding NADH-quinone oxidoreductase subunit F translates to MRNLETFFARESCGWCTPCRDGLPWSVKILQALEKGEGQPGDIETLEQLCRFLGPGKTFCAHAPGAVEPLQSAIKYFRDEFEAGISQKNLRNIVQIAGIQPNLLKQRW
- the nuoG_1 gene encoding NADH-quinone oxidoreductase subunit G; this translates as MATIYVDGKEYDVNGSENLLQACLSLGLDIPYFCWHPALGSVGACRQCAVKQYQNADDTRGRLVMSCMTPATEGTYISIDDEEAKQFRESVVEWLMTNHPHDCPVCEEGGTVTYKI
- the nuoG_2 gene encoding NADH-quinone oxidoreductase subunit G, producing the protein MTVMTGHNMRKYRFTKRTHINQDLGPFISHEMNRCIACYRCVRYYKDYADGTDLGVYGAHNYVYFGRTEDGTLESEFSGNLVEVCPTGVFTDKTHSERYNRKWDMQFAPGICQQCSIGCNTSPGERYGEIRRIENRYNGSVNHYFLCDRGRFGYGYVNRKDRPRQAVLNKNGVKQVISAIEAMQSGAQIINQAKKVIGIGSPRASVESNYALRALVGADNFYSGISAGEQRRLALMQNILQNGGIYTPTLREVEGYDAVLVLGEDLTQTGARMALSVRQAVKGKAREMAAAQKVADWQIAAIMNIGQHAKYPLFITNVDDTRLDDVAAFNYRAPVADQARFGFAIANMINGEAPAVNDLPADLKAKVETIAQALAGAKKPLIISGSHSASEAMIQAAANVAFALKAKGANVGLSYLASHANSFGLAMMNAQPLDSALARIEANEADVAIVIENDLYRHSSVDAVNSALAKLSHLIVADHQQTDIMDKATLVLPAASFAEADGTLINQEGRAQRFFQVFDPTYYDKAIVMNESWRWMHSLQTEAQERDADWSQLDHVIADCVAAMPQFSGMVDAAPKASFRIRGQKLAREPHRYSGRTAMLANQSVHEPRQPQDIDSPFAFSMEGNNSPIAPRQQIPFAWAPGWNSPQAWNKFQAEVGGHLLFGDPGIRLFNSTQSKLAYFTEIPAAYQANEAQWVVAPYYHLFGSDEMSQRSEVIQERMPEPYIMLNTQDAASLGLSAGTKAEFSHAGQVFNLTVRLSNHLSTGQIGLPLGMPGIAPSMAGVSVNNLRRGA